CCTGATCCTGGCCGGGGCCGTGCTGCAGCTCGCGCAGACCACCGCGAGCGGGCACAGCGCGATATCGCCCTCTGCGATGGCCCAGCTCTACCTTCCCGCGCTGATCGTCCTGTACGGCGTCGGCATCGTCATCCTGTCGCGCTATCGCATCAGCAAGGCGCGGCATGAGGAAAATATCCGGCTCCTGTCGGACGCAGAGGCCCAGGCTGCCGTTGCGATCGTCGCATCGCCGCCCCCATAGAGGTTCGCATGGACAACCAACCGATCGCCGTTCCCACCGCGTTCCCCGAACTGCAGCGCGATGTCGGCAGCCTGCGCACCAAGCTGCTCTACGGCTTCGGCTCGGTCGCCTTCGGCGTCAAGGACAACGGGTTCCAGACCATCCTGCTGCTGTTCTACAACCAGGTCATGCACCTGCCGCCGCAGACCGTCGGGCAGCTGCTGTTCCTGGCGCTGTGCGTCGACGCGCTCTTCGATCCCATAATCGGGCAGTTTTCCGACAATCTGCGCACGCGCTGGGGCCGGCGCCATCCCCTGCTCTACCTCTCGGCCCTGCCGGTCGCGGCGAGCTACCTGTTGCTGTGGAACCCGCCCGCGCTGAGCCCGAACGGGCTGGTCATCTATCTCTTCGTCGTCGCCGTGATCGTGCGCACCTTCATCAGCTGCTACGAGATTCCGAGCGCCGCGCTCACCTCCGAGCTCACCGGCGACTACGACAAGCGCACGGCGCTTTCCAGCTATCGCGTCTTCTTCGCCTGGTCGGGCGGCATGACGATGTACCTTCTGGCGCTCTTCGTGTTCCTGGCACCGGACAAGGCGCACAAGATCGGGCAGCTCAACGCGACGGGCTATTCGCACTACGGCATCCTGGCCGCGATTCTCATGTTCGCGGCGATCCTGATCTCCGCCGCGGGGACGCACAAATTCATCCCGATCCTGCGCAAGCCGCCGGACCGGCGCATGTCCATCGTCCAATATTTCAGGGAGATGCTGGCAACGCTGGGCAACCGCGCCTTCGCGGTGCTGATGCTGGCCCAGCTCGCCTTCGGCGCGGCCACGGGCCTCGTCTTCGCGATGGCGATCTATCTGGGGACCTATTTCTGGGAGCTGTCGAGCCAGCAGGTCGCGGTCCTCGGCCTGGGCACCGTCGTCGCCTTCGTGCTCGCCTTCTTCATCGCCTTGCCGGTCGCCAAACGCCTGGGCAAGCGGATCGGCGCCGTATTGCTGTTCGCGATCGGGCTCTGCGTCTCCATCCTGCCCATCTCGCTGCGCCTGCTCGGCCTGTTCTGGGCCAACGGCTCGCCCTGGCTGCTGCCGACCCTGTTCGGGTTTGCCGTGGTCTCGGGCGCGATGACCATCGGCAGCTCCATCCTGATGACCGCGATGCTGGCCGACGTGGTCGAGGACAGCGAACTGAAGACCGGGCGGCGGTCCGAGGGGCTTTTCTTCGCCGGATCGAGCTTCATGGCGAAGGCGGTGTCGGGCCTGGGGCTTCTGCTGTCGGGCCAGCTTCTGCACCTCATCGGCTTTCCCGACGATGCCGTGCCCGGCCATGTCGCGCCCGCGATCATCCACAATATGGGCCTGGTCTACCTGCCTTCGGTGGTGACCCTGTACATCATCGGCATCGCGATCATCTCGCGCTTCCCGATCGACCGGTCGCATCACGAGGAAAACCTGCGTAGGCTGGCCGCAGAAGCCGAGCACATGCCCGCGTCCGAGCACCCGTGAACCCCTCCACCGACCGCTACAACAAGAAGAAGGAAGCGATCCTCGCGGCAGCGGCCGGCATCCTGAACCGGCGCGGGG
The nucleotide sequence above comes from Rhizomicrobium sp.. Encoded proteins:
- a CDS encoding MFS transporter; translation: MDNQPIAVPTAFPELQRDVGSLRTKLLYGFGSVAFGVKDNGFQTILLLFYNQVMHLPPQTVGQLLFLALCVDALFDPIIGQFSDNLRTRWGRRHPLLYLSALPVAASYLLLWNPPALSPNGLVIYLFVVAVIVRTFISCYEIPSAALTSELTGDYDKRTALSSYRVFFAWSGGMTMYLLALFVFLAPDKAHKIGQLNATGYSHYGILAAILMFAAILISAAGTHKFIPILRKPPDRRMSIVQYFREMLATLGNRAFAVLMLAQLAFGAATGLVFAMAIYLGTYFWELSSQQVAVLGLGTVVAFVLAFFIALPVAKRLGKRIGAVLLFAIGLCVSILPISLRLLGLFWANGSPWLLPTLFGFAVVSGAMTIGSSILMTAMLADVVEDSELKTGRRSEGLFFAGSSFMAKAVSGLGLLLSGQLLHLIGFPDDAVPGHVAPAIIHNMGLVYLPSVVTLYIIGIAIISRFPIDRSHHEENLRRLAAEAEHMPASEHP